TCTGGAGAGAATCAATGATAACGCCTATCGCTTGAAGCTTCCTGCGGATATCAACACTTCTGATGTCTTCAATGTTAAGCATCTGTCTCGCTATGTTCCCGCCAATACCGGTTCTGATTCGGGGTCGAATCCTTCTAACCCGGCATCCCTAAGTTTGGCGCCAACATAACGACTACAACCACATTCAAATCCTATTGCTTCTAGGATTTGGTTTTAGTTTTATTTCTTTTAAAGATAATGATGCTTTATTTCTTTATTGCTTTAATCTTAAGTTTCCTATTCCCTTAAGGTTTGTCAAAGGGAATAGCTATATAAACGACTCTAGTCGTCTTGTTTTAGATACGTTTGATTTTAATAAGAAGAGTTTTGTTTTTATCCCTTGTTTGATTTGATTCAATTCATCAAACATGAAGTTGGTCTCAAGAAGCTATCGAAAGAAACTCTTGATCGATCCAAGAACAGGTCTCGAAAAATCCTAAATTCTTAGATCGACCGTTCACCCATTCGTACGATGCGCCAGAAATGATACGCATGTTTGTTTTAATTATCAAATAATAACATTGAGCTACATGCAGTAAGAGGAATATTCTTCTAAATTGCTTGGTAGCAAGATGAAAACTTTGGCAGGCGTAAACCTGTCGATCATGAGTTTGAGTTATGTTAGGAAGTAAATTGCTATTTGTTTAGCCAAACGTTTTAAACTCCATTAGAAAATTTGGAGGCCAGATTAGTCGTCGATATTGTTTTCATAAGTTGGGCTTTGGCCCAGATAACTCAATTTTTTTTAAATCCTATTTTATATAACATCTTATCTTTATTATTATCAAAAATATTTCACGTATATGAATCAAACCATACAACAAACACATTTTTAATTAAAACTAGGTGTTGGATTTGTGCGAGTTAATATATATTTTAATAATTTTAGTTTAATATTATTTTTATATTTATGATAATGTATTTAATTTGATTAAAATATTATTTTTTGTGTTTTTCTGTCTTTTTAACCAAATTTCAATGGTTTATTGTGTGAATTTTTTATTCTTATTGTTTATACATGATTCTTATATTTAGAAATTGAATCTCAATTTAAATGAGTTTCTTTTAATTTTAAAGTCTAATTTAAAAAAAATCTTTATTTTAGTAGTATATGTTCTTGGCCACATAGAACTATGGAGAGAATTTGAATAAAACTCAATAATACATATCACCAGTGATTTTCATGATCAGTTTAAAGAAATCTGATACTTGGTTTGCATACAAGACCCAATGTACATGTTAAACGTGTATCACTAAATATTAAAATTTTAAATTGGTGTCATGTCATAAAAATAGAACAATATTAATTAAATTAAACTCTGAAAAAATTTACATTGTGTCACGAATAGTCAATACTAACTTAGTTAATGATCTTCCTTCTGAAATGAGATATTTCAAAGGTTCAACATTCACANNNNNNNNNNNNNNNNNNNNNNNNNNNNNNNNNNNNNNNNNNNNNNNNNNNNNNNNNNNNNNNNNNNNNNNNNNNNNNNNNNNNNNNNNNNNNNNNNNNNNNNNNNTAAGACACATCAATAAAAATAAAATATGATATAGAAAATATACCGACTAAAAATTTATTTTCATATTGACGTCCCTATATTTCGTTAAATTCTTTGAAATCATTATTTGTTGACTCTTTTGGAAAATCATCACATGGTATGATTTTGGTTGTTATATAAAAATTTATCTTAAAAAGCAGAGAAGTTTTTTTTATATTTTATGGTATAATCACCGAAAGTGAAATTATGTAGAATAAAAGAATCCCGTTGAGATAACGTATATAGAAAATTACCATAAAACAAGTCGCCAAAAGAATATTTTTCAATAGAAGCATGAGTCCTAGTTCCCTACAAATTAAATTTCAAATAAGTGACTAACATCAAATCATATAATTAATGTGAATCAAAAATGAAATAAATTAATATATTTACAACAACATCAATACCAATTCAATTGAAACAATTTTTAACTTTTTCATGATTTTAAAGTATCAACACTTTTACTCTAATTTTATTGTAATCTTTAGCCGACTCAATAACTCTAATAAGAAAAAATGAAATGGGGTTCTTTTTCAAAAAGACAACATTTGAAAGTGTTTCATATTATTTAAAAATGAAGTTTTGTAAGTTTTGTGCGTATTTCCCATCAAACATATGATGAGAATATATACTATCATAGCATAGAGTTGGAATAATTATAATACATTATTAAGATGGATACTAAGATAAAATCGACATCATAATTCTTTGTATTAGCATTTACATACTACTATAACTATAATACAAGATAGACTAAGATAAATATCACTTATACATTATCTATATTATCATTAAACGATAAAGTATAATAAAAGATAGATTATGTTCCACATCCAGTAACAAATATAATTTTAAATTACGAGTAACAAATATGATTTTAAAACAGAATAATAAGAATTGGTTCTAACTCGTCGAAGTTACAAAATTTATTTAAAATTTATATATCTAATTAAAAATCTTGAAATAGTTATATTATTTAAATTAATAAATTAATGACTGAGATAAAACTAATACTCCCTCCGTTTCATATTAAGTGTCGTTTTAGAGAATTTTTTTCGTTACAAAATAAGTTCTGTTTTCGATTTTCAATGCAAAATTTATTAATTTTATGCAAAATTTATTTTTCTATTGGTTGAAATATGGTTAGGTGTATAGGTAATAGTATTTTTTTATAGGAAATGTACAAAATTAATTGTTTTCTTAATCCGTATGCCGAAACCTAAAACGACACTTATAATGAAACAGAGGGAGTAATAAATTAATGACTTAGCTAAATCCTAATAAAAACATGAAAATAGCAAAATTGAGTAAAATCATGGAGAACGTGACAAATAAACAAAATCAAAATAATTATATATCTAGTTACGAAGTTTATAGTTATATTATTTAAATTAATAAATTAATTACTTAGCTAAAAAATAATAATAATTTAATGACTATACTATAACCTAATAAAAATATGACAAATAAGCAAAAGTAACTAAAATCATGTAGAATATGACACATAAGCAATATCAAAATAATTATATACATGGTTACAAATTTCATAGTTATATTATTTAAATTAATAAATTGTTGACTAAAAAAAACTATTAATAAATTAATGACTCAGTTAAACCTAATTAAAACATGACAAATAAGCAAAATTACCTAAAATCATGGAAAGAATGACAAATAAGCAAAATCACTTCATAAATAATAATATATATAAGATAACATAAAGTAATAATACAATGCTTCCTAATTCTTTTGCATTATAGACTGATTTGCTAACTCTATCTATTTTTGTTCTTAGTCTTATATATCTTGTTATTGATTGTCATTTATTGTGATACAACACTTTTTATCACTTAATAGATCGGTGGATGCGATCCATCCCTGCTCAATCCATACATTCCTTCTCCTGGAGATAACATTTTTTGTTATAGTGTTAACCCATGCCATAAATAATTCCTCAAACTGAAATTGATAAGCGCTTAACTCGATCATCTTCCTCTCCACGTCTTCACTTAAACAAGCCATTATTCCTCTTGTTGCCAAAGAGAGATGAAACGCATTTCTCTGAGATAGTGGAGTCATCATCTTCCATGTCAATTTGTCAAAAGGACAAGACGTACATAATCTTCTCCATGGTCATGGTGGTTTATGATTCCTCTTTTTTTGTTCCATAGTAATTGTAATTCTCTCAAACAATTATATGGAGGGGATAAAATACCATGCCTTACAAGCCATGGAAATGCATTGACAACACAAAACCACCAAGTGTTGTTTGTCGGAAGATTATACACAACAATAATGGAGATGATATACTCACCAATTAGGGAGAAAAATGACTCATCAAAGTTCTGATCCAATCCTCCTAACTGTCCACTGAACCATTGGATAAACATGGAATTGTTTGCCCATAGAGAAGACATCATGTGACAGCACCAAGCAGAAGAGAGACAGTGTGATGAGAAAATTGTTAGAAACATAAAAACAATAATTTTTAGCAAAAAAAAAAAAAAACAAACATAAAAACAATAATAGAAGAAGATTACAAACCGACGCCGGAGCCAGGGGTGGATGTACCCTTACAGATACGGGGGCACACCTTTGCGTGCTTGTGGGAGAGAGAAGCAGTTTTCCAGTAATTACGGTGTTTAAAAAAAAAATCTCTTCAAATCCACATATATGTATGTATTGGTCTTGTTGTAGTGATTGACAATAATAAGGGGATGATTGTTTTCTTAATTTTTAGATTTTGGATTTTTATTTTGTAGTATATTTTAGTTTTTCCTTGAATGGTGGTTTTAGATTTTAGCTTTTGTTTTTAAAAATAATAAAATTTGTGGAACTTAATATTATAAATAAATACTAATAGCGATAGAGTTAAATTCAGTTCTTATGTACATGTTGACAAAAAAAAAGTTCTTATGTACTGTTATTTTTGAATTTTATAATAATGCATATAAATTTGAGTATCAACATGTACATAATGTGATTTAGTTCTTATGTTCTAACCTATAATGTGATGGGAAAGAGAACGATAACAAAGAAAAAAAAAATTAAATTTGTGTTAATAGTTAAATAGAACAGAAATACTATATTTCAAACTTAGAGTAAGGAATATGTATTTATGTTGTAATAAATTTGATTTCTAATCATATAAATTAAAAGTTGTTATAAAAAATAAATATAATTATAGTTTTTTGTATAAAATCAGATAAACCAAAAATCGAAGTATATAAACGGAACCAAACCAAATTAGATATAGTTTTAGTATGGTAGCTATTTTTTATAAACTGAAATACTGAAAATTGAAAAAACTGAATCGAAACCGGATCGAAATCCGAATTGTACATATCTAATTTTCATACACGTTTATTCCGCGCAAGACGCGGATCTCTACCAAGTTGTTCATAAACTCAAATCAAAACATCAATAAATTAACTACACCTTAACAAAAAACTCCAAACTGCTTCGAAATAATAGCTTAAAAAATTCCAGATGCTTAGAAAAGTAGAAACATTTTGAGGTTCATGTGTATTTGTTGAGTTGTAGAGTTGTAGAGTAGGTCTTATATAGTTAGACTATTTAATAAAATTAACAGTTTTGTAAAAAAGAAGAAAATCATTATTTTTTGTTGGTCGTAGGTAATTTTAGAAAAAAACCATTTGAAAAGAGATTTTGGTTTCTAAGAAGTTGATTGTTTACAGATTCTAAAGTAGTTTTTGGTTTTTATTTTTGAAAAAATCATTTTTTAGACAATCAAGTTTTTAAAGAAATTGATTTTCTATAATATAGGGAAACTAGTTTTTTCAAATAACTGTTTTTTTTTCTCTAAAGAAAAACCAAAATCTAAGTTATTGTGGTTTTTTCAAAATCTAATGATAGTTTTTCATTTTATTTTTAATTTAAACTTTTGCTATATTTATGCATTAACACATGAAAAGAAATAAAACAATAAATACTATAAACAAATCAGCTCTAGTAAATGCCTTTGTTTAATAATATAATACAAAAGTAAGTTCTATTAAGAACAATTTTAAAACTTATCAATAAAATAAAATTAGTTATTTAAAATAAACATTTTACTAATATTTTTATTTTATTAATTTTAAAAGGAAAAACCCAAAGCTAAAACAAAAATCTAAAACAACCAATCATGTTTTCAAAAAACTAAAATTTACTGCAAAAACAAAAACAAAAATCAAAAACTAAAAACCAAAATCCAAAAACTAGAAACCAAAATCCAAAAACTAGTAAAACAATCATCACCTAAGAAGACAATAATAAGAGGAATCAAAAACTAATTTCCCTAGAGAAATAGGGAATCTATTTGACCAGAATTATGATCGGGTGAAAAGTAGTTTTTGGAAAATCAAAAACTAAAACCAGTGTATAATCTAACAAACAATAACCTCTAGGTGGTGTCTGATGTCGTCGGTACAGGCACATAAATAATTTATTACAATTTGAAAATACCAAACAATTTGGAGCCCAGTAAAAGCCCAACAAGAGCCATTACAAACGGAAGTTCAAGCCTTATAAAATTAAATCAGTATTTGAAATTCAGAATTCAAGAACGTCGGAGAACGAAATTGTCCCCGACGAGTTTCGATGCAACTGCTCCAACGGGAAGCAATGTGGGTGCAAGAGACGGGCTTTGGAAGGGAAGAAGATGAGCGAGACTCATACCTCGCAGCTTAGTAAGAAGCGGAAAGCTGCAGAGTCGACGAAGCGCTTGCTATCTTCGAAGATCAAGCCAAACGAAGGAGGAATTAGGGCTAGGGGATTGGGGAAACCGAAGCAGAGGCTGATGTTGATGAAGATAGGGGATTTGCAGTTGGATTTGGTAAGGATGTTGTTGAAGATTCAGGTCTAAGAACATTGGACCGTTACCTATCTTCTCAAGAAAAAGCTTACATTTTTACACTTTTGTGTACGCATTTAGTTTCTTTCTGAGTCTGAAAGAGTGTTCTTTTGCGTAGATGGTATCGAGAAAATGTATCTTGAGTTATTAACTTATTATGTTTGCTTTCTTACTTATCTTGTTTACATATAATAAGCCTTGCTCTTCTTTTGCTGGTTTCATCTAAAATAATAATTGCATTAGACAATAGTTCTAGCTAGGAATAATCTCGCTAGATTGATAACTTTTGTAGACCTAGGATATATAGAGAGGCTTAGTCATACACCAAGGTAACAACTTCATTGCCATATTTCATCTGCTTTTAGGTGCATGATGATGCAATTTGCTGAGATGTTCTGTATCAGTTTGTGAAGTACTACAGGAAGTAGTACAGACGTGCATCATGAAGATGGAGCTGAGTGGGAGTTCGAGTTTTGTGATTGTGTGGGCATGCTGAGCTTGGAAAAGGAAAGATGATATATGTTTGAAGACATATGGATGTTTTCCATAAAGCAAAAGGGAAATCCTTGAAGATGAAGTTTTCCATTAAAGAAAATGGAAAGTTGTCTTAAGTGTATTTGGAAGACTTGGAGAGCAAGTTGAAGACGTGGAGAGCAAGATCTTGTCTGCTATATAAGGAGGGACGTGGCTTATGAGAAAGTCAGACCTCAGAGAAGAGAGAGAGAGGTTTCATTGGTGTGTGGTACTGCTTGGTGTCGAAGGACATTCTGAAGCATTGTCTGATGGAGTCTGATGTGGACTTAGTTTGGTGGCGTTTGAGTTGGCGCTTTGTGTGGTGGAGTTAGCCATCGTGTGTAGCTCGTGATGAGCTATGTGTATGCTTGGGTGATCAATCTTTTGGTATCACTGGTGTGCGTTGGTTGCTGACGTACTTGGTGAAGTACTTCCTCATCTGCATTAACAATTGGTATTAGAGCGGGTCACCTAAGTTGCTGGTGAGATCATGGAAGATGAGGACGAAAACTGGTTCAGGAAGTAGAACAAGTTTGATGAAGATGGCGTGAAGGGATTTTTTCCTAGGTTTGGAAGGTGCTAATCTTCGAGTTGGTTTTTGACCATGATGTGACTCATAGGGGGAGATTGAAGACGTGATTTTCAAGCCAGTTATGATGAGTGCACATGCATACTCAAAAAGGGGGAGATTGAAGATGCAATTTGCTGAGATGTTCTGTATCAGTTCGTTAAGTACTACAGGAAGTAGTACAGACGTGCATCATGAAGATGGAGCTGAATGGGAGTTCGAGTTTTGTGATTGCGTGGGCTTTCTAAGCTTAGAAAAGGAAAAATGATATATGTTTGAAGACATATGGACGTTTTCCATAAAGCAAAAGGGAGTTACTTGAAGATGAAGTTTTCCATTAAAGAAAATGGAAAGTTGTCTTAAGTGTATTTGGAAGATTTGGAGAGCAAGTTGAAGACGTGGAGAGCAGGATACGGTCTGCTATATAAGTAGGGATGTGCCTTATGAGAAAGTCAGACCTCAGAGAAGAGAGAGAGAGAGGTTTCATTGGTGTGTGGTACTGCTTGGTAGGCATGGGCGTTCGGGTACCCGTTGGCGTTCGGGTCGGGTTTTTCGGATTTCGGTTCTTTTTGATAACACCTCCTAGGTCCCATTCTAGTAAATTTGCAAGTACGGGTTGGGTTCGGATATAACACATCGGGTTTGGGTCGGTTCTGTATCACATCATAGAACCCATAAAGTAACCATATATATGATTCGGATTCGGGTTATATCGGATCGGTTCAGATATACCCGAAATAAAATCTAAAATTTAAAAGCAAAACATAAGAAATATATACTTATATATATATAATTAAGTATTTAAAGTAGTTATTTAAATTTTAAATACTTATTGTTAGATATCATATAAAAATAAATATGAAATTGTATATTTGAAATATATATTTATGTTTCATATAATTACAATGTATATTAGTTTGGACATTCGGACCGGTTTCTTCGGATATCTTTTCGGATTTTTTGGTTTTTTTCGGATTTTCGGGTTACCCGTTCGGGTTCGGTTAATAACACTTCGGGTTCGGATATGTTTTGTACCACCTTACGAGATCCATTCGGGTATTTTTTACATTTCAGACCGGGTACGGATTGGGTTTTTCGGTTCGGGTTTGGTTCGGATTTCGGATTATGGATTTTATGCCCAGGCCTATTGCTTGGTGTCGAAGGACATTCTGAAGCATTGTCTGGTGGAGTCTGATGTGGACTTTGTTTGGTGGCGTTTGAGTTGGCGCTTTGTGTGGTGGAGTTAGCCATCATGTGTACCTCGTGATGAGCTATGTGTGTGCTTGGGTGATCAAGCTTTTGGTGTCACTGGTGTGCGTTGGTTGCTGACGTACTTGGTGAAGTACTTCCGAGAAGTGGAAGATTGAAGCCTAGACTCAGGGGGAGTTTAGTAAAGGTGGTTTCATTAAAGAGATCAGTGAAGATTGCAGCTGTAGAAGACAGTGTGCTCCGGTGCACCGGATGGTGATCTATGCATGCGTGCTTGATTCCTAATCTTTTTAGATTGATTACTTAAAAAATAGTGGTAGACACTAGTGTGTGTTGTACCATATAGCAATTGTAGGTTGCCCCTTGTTCTAAGTCAATGAAATCTGGACGAGGTCCCGGGGATGTAGAAGACGAACCCCATTAACAAACTTTGTGTCTTTTTACTTTCTGCATTTGTTTTTCGTCGCCTCATCTGCACTAACAGTGCATACATATCATTTTTGTTTTGTTTAAAGTAAGCTTGCTTGAATTTCGTCTCTACTTACCCTATAATTAAGTGGCTTAAATGTTAGGATGTAACACTAGATACTCTCTTCCTGCAACTTCCGGCTTTAATAACATCACTTGAGATTTTATCTAGAATTTTTCTAGTTTTGCTAGAAGCAGTCATCTTACTGAGTTGTGGCTTGGAATGAACTAGGAACAAGTAGGGATATCAATTGGGCACATTGTCCATGGGCGGCCCATGTCCAAATCGATATAGACTAATGTGGTCACGCCCAAATCTGCCCGAAATATTTTCTGTCCAAATGGACTATGCCCAGATACGCCCAAAGTCCAATGGACAAAACCAAATGGCCATGGGCCGCCTAAATACGCCCATATTTTAAAAATATCTAGGGTTAGTATTTGGGGAAAAAAAATCTGAAATCACAATTGGTCTCCGTCTGTCTCTCGAGTCTGATGGGTTAATGGGTTTCCGATTTGATTGCTTTTAGGTTGATGGGTATGCATGTTATGTTTAATCTGAGTAATGGAACTACTACTTTGTGGCGTCATATTAAACACTGTTCTAAGACTCCTGCTTCTGGAAGTACACCTGGAGGTAGCAATAGGAAGTTTGATATAATGGTCTTCCGTGAAATGATTGATGGTGCCATAGTTCATTTGTCGAGTTTAGAAGGATTAGAGAAGCGTTTAAGTATGCGAATCCTAGTATTGAGTTTTGGTGTAGAAATACTGCCGTATCAGATGTCCTGAAGATATATGAGAATGAGAAAGCTCATCTTAGAAAGGTTTTGAGTGAAATTCCTGGTAGAGTTTGCTTGACTACTGATTTGTGAAGAGCCATCAGAAAGGTTTATGGAAGTCTGGAAAATAGAATGCTGGCTAAGAGCGAATGAGACTTCAGAAGATGAGACAATTTGTCAAATGGTGGAAACAATGAGGCTGAAATTTGACAAGTACTGGGAAGAATACAGTGACATACTTTCTATTGTTGCGGTGTTGGATCCAAGGTTGAAGTTCGCTGCATTGGAATATTGTTATGACGTCTTAGATCCATTTACAAGCAAGTCGAAAGTTGATCATATCCGGAAGAAGATAAAGAAGTTGTATGGAGTTTATAAAAAAGATCGTAAGAGCACTACTGCGAGCCCTTCAGAAACACAATTGGTGAACAGTATACCAGCTGGATATGGGGTAAGTAGTTAGTGTTATAATGCATGAGTTTTTGTACTTGGTGTCTTACTGTTTTTATGTTCATAATGCAGGAGTTTTATGCATTCTTTTCTTCAAAGGAGGGAAGAAGAAAATCAGCTTTAGATGTGTACTTGGTTGAACCGGTTTTAGATATGGCTGCCTTTATGACTATAGATGTCTTGAGATACTGGAAAAAAATGCAACACGGTTTAAAAAGCTGGCTCGCATGGCGTGTGATGTTCTTTCAATTCCCATTACAATCGTGTCCTCTGAGTCGTCATTCAGTGCTGGAAGCCATGTTCTTAGCAAGTATAGGAGTCGACTTCCTCCATCAAATGTACAAGCTCTCATTTGTGGAAGAAATTGGCTGCGTGAATTTGAAGTGACGAGTAAGTTGTCTCTTTAAGTAAATGTCTCTGTTGTGATGCATGCCTCTTAGTTATGATTGATTTGAACTGGAAATGCTTTGCAAGTGATAAGCTAGTTTAAGTAAATGCCTCTGTTGTGATAAGCTAGTTTCAGAAAATGCTTTGCAAGTGATATATGTTCAACATGTTAGCTCGTTCTTTTTTTGAATTAATCTGTCGCTTTGTTTCATTGTTTGTGATGATTTTAACATATCTCTGTTCATGTTAGGTGATTCTGAAGATGAAGAAGAAGAAGAAGAAAAAGAGAAGGAAGGTGAAAAAGAAGGTGGAAGAAAGAAGAAAAAGAAGTAGATTAAGTGAATGAATGAAGCATGAAAGTTTAATTTAAGTACCTTTTAGCTTTTGTAAGACATGCATTTTAAGTTTAAGTTTAAGACTTTAAGTATCTTTTGTGAAACATGAAATTTAAGTTTAAGTATCTTTTGTAAAACATGAAATTTAAGTAAGTTTAAGATGTTATATATATATATGACATTTCTAATCTATACATCTTTTAAGTTTGAAAATTAGACATTTTACATTAAATGAACATCTGGACTCCATGGACAGTCCACCTGGTCATGGTCCTATTTGGACATGGTCATATTTGGACATGGAGCTATTTGGGCTCGACCAAAAATGCCCAGAAAAAAATAAGCCCATCTGGTCACGTCCAAATCCACCCAGTCCGTCCAATTGACATCCTAGGAACAAGGAATCAAAAGAAGGAGTTGACAAGTACCAATCTTGATTCTTGACTAGTGAGAAGTACACCAGTTTTTGAGAAGCCCTACCTACCTCAATGATTTCCCACTAAAAATTCAACACGGCTGCTCTAGGACCATGGGACCAGGAAAAGCAAGTTATATGATCTTTCTTTATTAAAGCACATGCCTTTTGTTATCATGTGATTGGAAATTTATCAAACCAATACATCCATAGATGTTAATGTGCTGAACATATGTAACATCTTGGCGGTTTCTGATTTTTGACTTTTTGCAGCTTTCTAGATGAAGAAGCTGATGAAGTTCCAATTGCAGGTAATTTCTAATGCATTGGCCACACTTTTGTCCAAACTAGGGTATACATATGAACCATGGAAGACATGCAGTTAATTTTGTAGTAGAGTACACACACTTGTCTTGAAAAGATAAGTGTTAATCAGGGAACTAAGATTCATGATGGTCTAGGTTATACTTTGTCTACTATTAATGTATGATTAGTTTGAATTCCTAACTGGTTTGAAAGCTATTCAAAATGTCAGCTTTTCTCAGTTCACATTGGTACTTGAGTGAGAGGAAAGTGTAGTGAGCAATAAACACTTCTTTTTTTAAATTACTGTCGACTTAAGTCGCTAAATAATTTTTT
The DNA window shown above is from Brassica oleracea var. oleracea cultivar TO1000 chromosome C3, BOL, whole genome shotgun sequence and carries:
- the LOC106331041 gene encoding zinc finger BED domain-containing protein DAYSLEEPER-like, which produces MRLKFDKYWEEYSDILSIVAVLDPRLKFAALEYCYDVLDPFTSKSKVDHIRKKIKKLYGVYKKDRKSTTASPSETQLVNSIPAGYGEFYAFFSSKEGRRKSALDVYLVEPVLDMAAFMTIDVLRYWKKMQHGDSEDEEEEEEKEKEGEKEGGRKKKKK